Proteins from one Prevotella sp. E2-28 genomic window:
- a CDS encoding RagB/SusD family nutrient uptake outer membrane protein, with protein sequence MITKAKYIICGFCVICGLMSCEDMLESDSSRQLFDPELNQKTDSVFYAYGIMQAMQELADQYYYQNEMRGDLVSPTSKATTHLRNLASFTADATNKYDSVYLYYKVINNCNYYLAHRDTTLATGARNVVCNEYAAVASFRAWTYLQLSRQYGQVPYITEPVTTIGQINSNTSMTDYQTILTGEAQMLEALKARYTDEQLSVPTFNQSSRSIGMLNWGSEEKFINPAKCFIPLNVVLGDIYLELGEYEKAATCYYQYLRYEGQLALKNISVFYVDPMNTYYSEYSPIFKNFTEWPADYNESKNNSLYNGVPVWENSFSHQATTGDIISYIPMAVNYTMGKTTDIPASYGYNYYGTERQSAVKTNANDIFNCPKTEDIQIVPSQAYCDSARRAQYYYYTEQVKVAPFNWIVKNEALGDARASIVSQGVGADSTFVYTLKPSTAYIYLYRNTTVWLHLAEAINRMGYPDAAFAILKNGYHSELPNYRYLEVYLKDQEGNDSIDDSGNKVLDMAQSHLDDKYYLTPESYELLTTKLPFLAQENSDIFKNGATKAYVGIHYHGAGAVEDLYSTYRYSMVLGAKLADINSKFSLGLTTYTKDDYINAMEDLLCDEYAMEFAFEGTRFSDLRRLALHKNQAGTYGGNFGDKWLSHMLQNNAPGITTKNCYLPYK encoded by the coding sequence ATGATTACCAAAGCAAAATATATAATCTGTGGATTCTGTGTAATCTGTGGTTTGATGTCCTGCGAAGATATGCTTGAGTCTGACAGCTCGCGCCAGTTGTTCGACCCAGAGCTTAATCAGAAGACAGACTCCGTGTTCTATGCCTATGGCATCATGCAGGCTATGCAGGAACTGGCCGACCAGTATTATTATCAGAATGAGATGCGTGGTGACTTGGTGAGCCCTACTTCTAAGGCTACTACCCATCTGCGCAACTTGGCATCGTTTACGGCTGATGCCACGAATAAGTACGACAGTGTGTACCTTTATTATAAGGTAATCAACAACTGTAACTATTACTTGGCTCATCGTGACACCACGCTGGCCACGGGTGCCCGTAATGTGGTGTGCAACGAGTATGCTGCTGTGGCTTCTTTCCGTGCATGGACTTACCTTCAGCTCTCACGCCAGTATGGCCAGGTGCCTTATATCACAGAGCCCGTTACCACTATCGGTCAAATAAATTCCAATACCTCAATGACCGACTACCAGACGATTCTTACTGGCGAGGCACAGATGCTTGAGGCTCTTAAGGCACGTTACACTGATGAGCAGCTCTCTGTTCCTACTTTCAACCAGTCGTCACGCTCTATTGGTATGCTCAACTGGGGTAGTGAGGAGAAGTTTATTAACCCTGCCAAATGTTTCATTCCCCTGAATGTTGTCCTGGGTGATATTTATCTGGAGTTAGGCGAATACGAGAAGGCTGCCACCTGTTATTATCAGTATCTGCGCTATGAGGGACAGCTAGCCCTTAAAAACATCTCTGTATTCTATGTTGATCCTATGAATACTTACTATAGTGAATACAGTCCTATCTTCAAGAATTTCACGGAGTGGCCTGCAGATTATAACGAATCAAAGAACAATTCTTTGTATAATGGTGTGCCTGTCTGGGAAAATTCTTTCAGTCATCAGGCTACAACTGGCGATATTATCTCTTATATCCCCATGGCAGTGAACTATACGATGGGTAAGACTACCGATATTCCTGCATCATATGGTTATAATTACTATGGCACAGAGCGTCAGAGCGCTGTTAAGACCAACGCGAATGACATCTTTAATTGCCCCAAGACTGAGGATATACAGATTGTTCCCTCTCAGGCTTACTGCGATTCAGCTCGTCGCGCTCAGTATTATTACTATACAGAGCAGGTGAAGGTGGCACCTTTCAACTGGATTGTCAAGAATGAGGCGTTGGGTGATGCACGTGCCTCTATCGTTAGTCAGGGTGTTGGTGCCGATTCCACTTTTGTATATACTCTCAAACCTTCTACGGCTTATATCTACCTCTATCGTAATACTACCGTATGGCTCCACCTCGCAGAGGCTATCAACCGCATGGGCTATCCTGATGCTGCTTTCGCTATCTTGAAGAATGGTTATCATTCTGAGTTGCCTAACTACCGTTACCTTGAGGTTTATCTGAAGGATCAGGAGGGTAATGATTCTATTGACGACAGCGGTAATAAGGTGCTCGATATGGCTCAGTCACATCTTGATGATAAGTACTATCTCACGCCCGAGTCTTACGAATTGCTTACCACCAAGTTGCCTTTCTTGGCTCAGGAGAATTCTGACATCTTCAAGAACGGTGCTACGAAAGCATATGTTGGTATTCACTATCATGGTGCAGGAGCTGTTGAGGACCTCTATTCTACTTATCGCTACAGCATGGTTCTTGGTGCTAAGCTTGCTGATATAAACAGCAAGTTCAGCCTTGGCCTGACAACTTATACCAAAGATGACTACATCAATGCGATGGAAGATCTTCTTTGCGATGAGTATGCGATGGAGTTTGCTTTCGAGGGAACTCGTTTCTCTGACCTCCGTCGTCTGGCTCTTCACAAGAATCAGGCGGGTACGTATGGAGGTAACTTTGGTGACAAATGGCTCAGCCATATGTTGCAGAATAATGCGCCTGGCATTACTACCAAGAACTGTTATCTGCCGTACAAATGA
- a CDS encoding NAD(P)-dependent oxidoreductase — protein MKFKEEINESYTMAEAIAEAQRCLQCKVPQCKKGCPISNDIPDWIHELKKGNMGNAISIIRAKSNLPAVCGRVCAHEKQCEGNCVLGKKGEPVNIGKLERFVADFDSELGLTHEDMVEKTRGKVAVIGAGPSGITVAGDLSRMGFAVEVFEMEAQCGGVLRYGIPEYRLPKEVVAREIRYIEKMGVVIHRNTHVGVEITVDSLFEQGFDAIYIGTGLSKPKSLEIPIWQNGRCIFKGEGATRNFNLKRIRLATHFLRRVELINEGFMKREELPVDEGARVWVIGCGNTAMDTSRTALRIGASQVNVIYHKGMENMSALRAEYEDAVKEGVRFNWWSAITEIHVDDDMEITEIVLETKEPGKEPVKQTLPADNIIMAIGATPATKIVRTTSGLDNDDQNFLITRDIPYGMTTRKGVFAGGDVVGRQATVVHAMQDAKKVTMGIAQYVDAVRLMKAINM, from the coding sequence ATGAAATTCAAAGAAGAAATTAACGAAAGCTATACGATGGCTGAGGCCATTGCAGAAGCACAACGCTGTTTGCAATGTAAGGTGCCACAATGTAAAAAGGGATGTCCTATTAGTAATGATATCCCCGACTGGATTCATGAACTAAAGAAAGGCAACATGGGCAATGCCATTAGCATTATCCGTGCAAAGAGTAATCTGCCTGCAGTATGTGGTCGTGTCTGCGCGCATGAGAAGCAGTGTGAAGGAAACTGCGTCTTGGGTAAGAAGGGAGAGCCTGTTAATATTGGAAAACTGGAGCGTTTCGTGGCTGACTTTGACTCAGAGTTAGGTCTGACACATGAAGATATGGTAGAGAAAACACGTGGAAAGGTGGCTGTCATTGGTGCGGGTCCGTCGGGCATTACAGTAGCAGGTGATCTTTCGCGTATGGGCTTTGCAGTGGAAGTATTTGAAATGGAGGCTCAGTGTGGTGGCGTGCTCCGCTATGGCATTCCCGAATATCGACTTCCAAAAGAGGTCGTAGCTCGCGAGATACGTTACATCGAGAAAATGGGTGTCGTTATTCATCGTAACACACATGTTGGTGTGGAAATTACGGTGGACAGCCTTTTTGAACAGGGTTTTGATGCTATCTATATCGGTACAGGTCTCAGTAAACCCAAGTCACTCGAGATTCCCATTTGGCAGAATGGACGCTGTATTTTTAAGGGCGAAGGTGCAACAAGGAATTTTAATTTGAAGCGTATCCGTTTGGCCACTCATTTCCTGCGCCGTGTAGAACTTATTAACGAGGGATTCATGAAACGCGAGGAGTTACCTGTTGACGAAGGAGCCCGTGTATGGGTTATTGGTTGTGGTAATACGGCTATGGATACTTCACGTACAGCTCTTCGTATTGGTGCCTCTCAGGTTAATGTTATCTATCATAAGGGTATGGAAAATATGTCAGCTCTGCGTGCAGAGTATGAAGATGCAGTTAAGGAAGGCGTGCGTTTCAATTGGTGGAGTGCTATCACTGAGATTCATGTTGATGACGATATGGAAATCACGGAGATTGTGCTCGAGACCAAGGAACCTGGAAAAGAGCCTGTAAAGCAGACATTACCAGCTGACAATATAATCATGGCTATCGGAGCAACTCCTGCAACAAAGATTGTGCGTACAACATCGGGCTTGGACAATGATGATCAAAACTTCCTGATTACGCGTGATATTCCTTATGGCATGACAACGCGTAAAGGTGTCTTTGCCGGTGGCGATGTTGTTGGTCGTCAGGCTACTGTTGTTCATGCGATGCAGGATGCCAAGAAGGTCACAATGGGTATCGCACAGTACGTGGATGCCGTTCGACTGATGAAAGCGATAAATATGTAA
- a CDS encoding TlpA disulfide reductase family protein, with the protein MKKIFTTVLFALIAVMSQAQTKVNIHGVAAADAKMIYFCDDIGMGKLKDSTTVNNGKWSYEAEQPIGTTMLTIIADVQRIKSPQDLLKNVAAVMVDNTPMEVDLMKGSVKGSKASMAMNEAVRGLYTSMINDSKEEAYKVMYKAVMENLDSEIPVHFVPMIADNLSVGDLQKIFDAHPEYKDNPSMRQAKQRLKMLSGNSPRSIGKRFIDLTMNDTEGKKHKLSEWCGKGRYVLVDFWASWCGPCRAEMPNVTACYEKYHDKGLDIVAISFDNKKEAWLQAIKTMKMPWVHLSDLAGWQSIGSSTYEIHSIPSNILFDGDGKVVDIDLRGEQLDAKLAEIFKK; encoded by the coding sequence ATGAAGAAAATATTCACGACAGTGTTGTTTGCCCTCATCGCAGTGATGAGTCAGGCACAGACAAAGGTCAACATTCATGGCGTAGCAGCAGCTGACGCTAAAATGATCTATTTTTGTGATGATATAGGCATGGGTAAACTGAAAGACAGCACAACCGTAAATAATGGTAAGTGGAGTTATGAAGCCGAACAGCCTATCGGAACCACTATGTTAACCATTATAGCCGACGTTCAACGTATAAAGTCGCCTCAGGATTTACTGAAGAATGTGGCTGCTGTGATGGTTGACAATACGCCTATGGAGGTGGATTTGATGAAAGGTAGCGTCAAGGGTTCTAAGGCATCTATGGCTATGAACGAGGCCGTAAGAGGACTATATACCAGTATGATCAATGACTCCAAAGAAGAGGCCTATAAGGTAATGTATAAGGCTGTGATGGAGAACCTGGACTCAGAAATACCCGTACATTTTGTACCGATGATTGCTGATAATCTCTCGGTTGGTGACTTGCAAAAGATTTTTGATGCTCATCCAGAATATAAGGATAATCCTTCCATGAGGCAGGCCAAGCAGCGTCTGAAAATGCTCTCAGGCAATTCACCGCGTTCTATTGGCAAGCGTTTTATTGACCTGACGATGAATGATACAGAGGGTAAGAAGCATAAGCTGAGCGAGTGGTGCGGCAAGGGCCGTTACGTGCTGGTTGACTTCTGGGCTTCGTGGTGTGGACCTTGTCGTGCCGAGATGCCTAACGTAACGGCATGTTATGAGAAGTATCACGACAAGGGACTCGACATCGTGGCTATCTCATTTGACAATAAAAAGGAAGCCTGGCTGCAAGCTATCAAGACCATGAAGATGCCCTGGGTACACTTGAGCGACCTTGCTGGATGGCAAAGTATCGGCTCATCTACCTATGAGATTCATTCCATACCAAGTAACATACTCTTTGATGGTGATGGAAAGGTGGTTGATATCGATCTGCGTGGCGAACAACTTGATGCAAAACTTGCCGAGATATTCAAAAAATAA
- a CDS encoding linear amide C-N hydrolase, giving the protein MKKGLKIALLGALGVVIVVVIVAGVLVWMEFGALMKGANSCVKLDDGLYYMEYRGDDGFDGLMTKGGFESADQLAGYAIEFLSKGHYKIETKTQKNDFGCSALTVHTPDGGVMMGRNFDFPSAIGVIMHCIPDKGYETITTFNVEFYGFGKDFKPEGFKNQYMALTGLFVALDGINEKGLAIADLMAGDTVETHQRTSKPDLTTTTAISYMLKNAANVSEALELLRGIDMHSDIGSAHHYAMADATGRNVVVEYVDNEMVVVETPAVANHYLCEQKLNVGLEEGDDRYDRLCQRFDQTHGVMSEKQLTEAISAVSQPQHEGFLGTSWTMVMNLTHPSVTYYSRRHFDKPFHFELYR; this is encoded by the coding sequence ATGAAAAAAGGATTAAAGATTGCACTGTTGGGTGCGCTGGGAGTAGTGATAGTAGTGGTGATAGTCGCAGGCGTGTTAGTGTGGATGGAGTTCGGGGCGCTGATGAAAGGCGCTAATTCTTGCGTAAAGCTCGATGATGGACTCTACTACATGGAGTATCGTGGCGATGATGGCTTCGACGGATTGATGACGAAAGGTGGATTCGAATCTGCCGATCAGTTGGCAGGTTATGCCATTGAGTTCCTTTCTAAGGGGCACTACAAGATTGAAACGAAGACCCAAAAGAACGATTTCGGTTGTTCGGCCCTTACGGTTCACACACCTGATGGCGGCGTGATGATGGGACGCAATTTCGACTTTCCGTCGGCTATCGGCGTAATCATGCATTGCATTCCCGATAAAGGATACGAAACAATAACCACCTTCAATGTGGAGTTCTATGGTTTCGGCAAGGACTTCAAGCCAGAGGGATTCAAGAATCAGTATATGGCATTAACGGGCTTGTTTGTTGCTCTCGATGGTATCAACGAGAAAGGGTTGGCTATTGCCGACCTGATGGCTGGCGATACCGTAGAGACTCACCAGCGCACTAGCAAACCCGACTTGACAACAACTACTGCTATTTCCTATATGTTGAAGAATGCTGCTAATGTCAGTGAGGCGTTGGAACTGCTGCGCGGCATTGATATGCACTCAGACATCGGTTCGGCCCACCATTACGCAATGGCTGATGCAACGGGTCGAAACGTGGTTGTGGAATATGTTGACAACGAAATGGTGGTGGTAGAAACGCCTGCTGTGGCCAATCACTATCTTTGTGAGCAGAAACTGAATGTAGGACTCGAAGAAGGTGATGATCGTTATGATAGACTTTGCCAGCGGTTCGACCAAACGCACGGTGTGATGAGTGAGAAACAGTTGACCGAAGCCATCTCGGCCGTGTCGCAGCCTCAGCATGAGGGATTCCTCGGAACATCTTGGACTATGGTGATGAATCTCACGCACCCCTCAGTTACATATTACTCCCGTCGTCATTTCGACAAACCGTTCCATTTTGAACTTTATAGGTAA
- a CDS encoding TfoX/Sxy family protein, which produces MASNIDFVQYIADQCSGAGEIIAKKMFGDYGIYCDGKIFGLICDDCFYLKPTEAVRPLLRVVDMRPPYDGAKDYFYIADVDDRDYVSLLVRETCKALPAPKPKKKAI; this is translated from the coding sequence ATGGCAAGCAATATTGATTTTGTACAGTACATCGCCGACCAGTGTAGTGGTGCGGGCGAGATTATAGCGAAGAAGATGTTTGGCGACTACGGCATCTATTGTGATGGAAAAATCTTCGGATTGATATGCGACGACTGTTTCTATCTGAAACCCACAGAGGCAGTTCGGCCATTACTTCGTGTGGTTGATATGCGACCGCCTTACGACGGCGCCAAGGACTATTTTTACATTGCCGATGTCGATGACCGTGATTATGTCTCGCTTTTAGTCCGCGAAACCTGCAAGGCTCTACCGGCACCGAAGCCTAAAAAAAAGGCCATTTGA
- a CDS encoding TonB-dependent receptor codes for MKRMFLGAALMMLLSATEMMAQVNQTAVQTIRGHVCDVASGEPMIGVTITVENGTTQATVSDTDGNFVINNVPVGRHAVRATFIGYEPVLLKEQLVSSGKELVLTLRMCENVSELDEVVVKPRVNKQLPLNDMAQVGARMFSVEEATRYAGGMADPARTASMFAGVATGGATNGISIHGNSPQMLQWRIEGVEVPNPNHFAEITEAGGGVFTSLNGTVLANSDFLTGAMPAEYGNALSGAFDMKMRVGNNTKYEHAIQVGTLGVDFASEGPLAKGSKASYLVNYRYSFLEIAKKLHAINMEKETLDYQDLSFKLNMPTRSAGTFALWFTGLIDRYENEVPDVSEWETLWDMNDSWSRQKNCAVGLTHNYRFRTGGTLHSSVAFTGSYRKLGVNDYDEKMNMTPEMAGRNSQWNVIINTQHQHKFSSRYTMQNGFEHQHQDFSTWMDYIHETGGPLYRVYDSEGNTGLTRLYTNHKVALCSRLTTVAGVNVMWFYLNDQWLVEPRVSMQYKTSASSTFSLAYAMNSRKETTDTYFVLMDGKNPNNDLGLTRSHHISASFAQRLGENIMLKIEPYWQWLFDVPVELGTTYSILNHRNFFQDRALVNEGAGRNYGIDFTLERYLKDGFYGMVTATLFKAEYRDAQGQWHHSRHDRRYITNILGGKEWLLGKGHKNIFGINGRLTMMGGDRYTPIPDGITFEDVMKRPDKSVPIDEGMDPYTKQKGMNVGYAFSVKYTINKRHTAHHIILEYLQMKTFQGQTFDLKSHEIVDKFTSLTFPNIAYRVEF; via the coding sequence ATGAAAAGAATGTTTTTAGGAGCAGCCCTGATGATGCTGCTTAGCGCTACGGAGATGATGGCGCAGGTCAACCAAACCGCAGTGCAGACCATTCGCGGACATGTATGCGACGTGGCCTCTGGCGAACCAATGATTGGCGTAACGATTACGGTGGAGAATGGTACAACCCAGGCTACCGTATCTGATACAGATGGAAACTTTGTTATTAATAATGTACCCGTAGGCCGACATGCCGTTCGTGCCACTTTCATAGGCTACGAACCCGTGTTGCTGAAGGAGCAGCTGGTGTCGTCGGGTAAGGAACTGGTACTCACGCTAAGAATGTGCGAGAATGTCTCCGAACTGGACGAGGTGGTGGTAAAACCTCGCGTAAATAAACAGTTGCCGCTGAATGACATGGCGCAGGTAGGCGCTCGCATGTTCAGCGTTGAGGAGGCCACACGCTATGCTGGTGGCATGGCCGATCCTGCTCGCACGGCATCGATGTTTGCTGGTGTGGCTACGGGCGGTGCCACCAACGGTATCTCTATTCATGGTAACTCGCCACAGATGCTGCAATGGCGTATTGAGGGTGTGGAGGTGCCTAATCCCAACCACTTTGCAGAGATAACGGAGGCTGGCGGCGGTGTGTTTACCTCGCTCAACGGTACGGTGCTGGCCAACAGCGATTTCCTGACTGGAGCTATGCCTGCCGAGTATGGTAATGCCCTCTCAGGTGCTTTCGATATGAAGATGCGCGTGGGTAACAATACCAAGTACGAGCATGCTATTCAGGTGGGTACGCTGGGCGTCGATTTCGCCTCTGAGGGTCCGCTGGCAAAGGGTTCCAAGGCGTCGTATCTAGTGAATTATCGCTATAGTTTCCTGGAGATAGCCAAGAAACTGCATGCCATCAATATGGAGAAGGAGACGCTCGACTATCAGGATTTGAGTTTCAAGTTGAACATGCCTACAAGGAGTGCCGGCACCTTTGCCCTGTGGTTTACAGGACTGATAGACCGCTACGAGAACGAGGTGCCCGATGTGTCAGAATGGGAGACGTTGTGGGACATGAACGACTCATGGTCGCGTCAGAAGAACTGTGCCGTGGGTCTCACGCACAACTATCGTTTTCGCACAGGTGGCACGCTCCATTCCAGCGTGGCCTTTACTGGCTCTTATCGCAAGTTGGGTGTGAACGACTACGACGAAAAGATGAATATGACGCCTGAGATGGCTGGTCGCAACTCGCAGTGGAACGTCATCATCAACACCCAGCACCAACACAAATTCTCTTCACGATACACCATGCAGAATGGTTTCGAACATCAGCACCAGGATTTCAGCACCTGGATGGACTATATCCACGAGACGGGCGGTCCGCTCTATCGTGTGTACGATTCTGAGGGCAATACGGGTTTGACGCGTCTTTACACCAATCACAAGGTGGCACTCTGCAGCCGACTGACAACTGTGGCAGGCGTCAACGTGATGTGGTTCTACCTGAACGACCAGTGGCTGGTGGAGCCTCGCGTCAGCATGCAGTACAAGACATCTGCATCCAGCACGTTTTCGCTGGCCTATGCCATGAACAGCCGCAAGGAAACAACCGATACCTATTTTGTACTGATGGACGGCAAGAATCCTAATAACGATCTGGGATTGACTCGCTCTCATCACATATCAGCCTCGTTTGCGCAGCGCCTGGGCGAGAACATCATGCTGAAGATTGAGCCCTACTGGCAGTGGCTGTTTGATGTGCCCGTGGAGTTAGGTACAACATACTCTATCCTGAATCATCGCAACTTCTTCCAGGACCGTGCCTTGGTCAACGAGGGTGCTGGTCGCAACTATGGTATCGACTTCACGCTGGAGCGCTATCTGAAGGACGGATTCTATGGCATGGTGACGGCCACGCTGTTTAAAGCGGAGTATCGTGATGCGCAGGGTCAGTGGCACCACTCGCGCCATGACCGCCGCTACATCACCAATATCCTTGGTGGTAAGGAGTGGCTATTAGGAAAAGGCCACAAGAACATCTTCGGCATCAATGGCCGACTGACCATGATGGGTGGAGACCGCTATACGCCCATCCCAGATGGCATCACCTTCGAGGATGTGATGAAGCGTCCTGACAAGTCGGTCCCCATCGACGAGGGCATGGATCCCTACACCAAGCAGAAGGGTATGAACGTGGGGTACGCTTTCTCTGTGAAGTACACCATTAACAAGCGTCATACGGCGCACCACATCATCCTGGAGTATCTGCAGATGAAGACCTTCCAGGGGCAGACCTTCGACCTGAAGAGCCACGAGATTGTCGACAAGTTCACCTCACTGACCTTCCCCAACATCGCCTACCGCGTGGAGTTCTAG
- a CDS encoding LytTR family DNA-binding domain-containing protein yields the protein MNKGHKQTISTRFISTAFMVLAIAIFKPFSLEVWEWQAYVHLLALFVLGIFSCFLTEVILRFLVGMPRSYERGVSYIISRNLRFQFINTPLVSLLICLYRHFVMSSLAEENKFSLGNYLETLLIIAFLSFAIGLYWRFKFRSKYLAAELEEIREMNEKLNESTTCPPDSTPTDSMTLTGTTNDSVTLQISSLLYIEAVGNYVKICHLHDDQVQTDMLRTTSKQMEETLTAYPMIVRCHRAFLVNLGQVDQIVSHSGSTQLVMKHCHDAVPVSRSNMAQIRAAIKNLL from the coding sequence ATGAACAAAGGTCACAAACAAACCATAAGCACACGTTTCATCAGCACCGCCTTCATGGTGTTGGCGATAGCCATTTTCAAACCCTTCTCACTCGAAGTGTGGGAATGGCAGGCCTATGTTCATTTGCTGGCGCTGTTTGTGTTGGGCATCTTCAGCTGTTTCCTGACCGAAGTCATCCTAAGGTTTCTTGTGGGCATGCCCCGTTCCTACGAGCGCGGCGTCAGCTATATCATCAGCCGCAATCTGCGTTTCCAGTTCATCAACACGCCCCTGGTGTCGTTGCTCATCTGCCTCTATCGCCATTTTGTGATGAGCAGTCTGGCCGAGGAAAACAAATTCTCTTTGGGCAACTATCTCGAGACGCTGCTGATTATCGCCTTCCTATCCTTCGCCATCGGTCTCTACTGGCGTTTCAAGTTCCGCAGCAAGTATCTGGCTGCAGAACTCGAGGAAATACGGGAAATGAATGAAAAGCTAAACGAATCAACAACCTGTCCCCCTGATTCAACTCCCACAGATTCTATGACCCTCACTGGCACCACCAACGATTCGGTGACGCTACAGATCTCCAGTCTGTTGTATATCGAGGCGGTTGGAAACTACGTCAAGATCTGCCATTTGCACGACGACCAGGTGCAAACCGACATGCTGCGCACCACCTCCAAGCAAATGGAGGAGACCCTCACGGCCTATCCGATGATTGTCCGCTGCCATCGTGCATTCCTGGTCAACCTGGGCCAGGTGGACCAAATCGTGTCTCATTCCGGTTCCACCCAGCTCGTTATGAAACATTGCCATGATGCCGTGCCCGTTTCGCGCAGCAACATGGCTCAGATTAGGGCTGCCATCAAGAACCTGCTGTGA
- a CDS encoding LiaF domain-containing protein: MKARTIIGILLIVAGVWKLANMWGLIENDWLWSQPWTAYVAPALLLYVGEKTIVNSYRRDPDQWLQRPLPIGEDGKRICCSVHYGGDEYVYRGEPFHGARLDAFCGGIRMDLREAVITEDEEIDIHTFCGGIELYVPAHVNIVVKSRSFLGGVGNSATRNADPQAPTIHIVASNFCGGVDIKN, encoded by the coding sequence ATGAAAGCAAGAACGATTATCGGAATTCTGTTGATTGTGGCCGGTGTATGGAAACTGGCCAACATGTGGGGACTGATTGAGAACGACTGGCTGTGGAGCCAGCCTTGGACGGCGTATGTGGCCCCAGCCCTACTGCTCTATGTGGGTGAAAAGACCATCGTCAACAGCTATCGTCGCGACCCCGACCAGTGGCTGCAGCGCCCGCTGCCCATCGGCGAGGACGGCAAGCGCATCTGCTGCTCGGTGCACTACGGTGGTGATGAGTATGTGTATCGTGGCGAGCCTTTCCACGGTGCCCGTCTCGACGCCTTCTGCGGCGGCATCCGCATGGACCTGCGCGAGGCCGTGATCACCGAGGACGAGGAGATTGACATCCATACCTTCTGTGGTGGCATAGAACTCTATGTGCCCGCCCATGTGAACATCGTCGTGAAGAGCCGCAGCTTCCTCGGCGGTGTGGGCAACAGTGCCACACGCAATGCCGACCCGCAGGCACCCACCATCCACATCGTCGCCAGCAATTTCTGCGGAGGCGTGGATATTAAGAATTGA
- a CDS encoding alpha/beta fold hydrolase codes for MQEKVCLLLLISMFLTGCCVKPEKLGDIESAYATVNGDVRVHYKSYGDGDKTICFVHGFGCDLNTWEKQYEGLRDEQGLRLLFIDLPGYGESSKPRTDYTLDFFAKAVNAVLDKEHVGTVVLVGHSLGTPVCRQVLLSGRQGNLVDIDGVYCFYDGTETPEYVEAVNQFGHAFDGPECSEVIAGFVTSLAGPETPQSITDYAMSVMPKTPQYVASSTMRNLVERQWWSQKPIEAKTMVICTQNSGLAPDNRQKMERLYPQLDYTELTTCGHFIHMEQPEMFNEKLKTFIKE; via the coding sequence ATGCAAGAAAAAGTATGCTTATTACTCCTGATCAGCATGTTTCTGACAGGATGTTGTGTAAAACCAGAGAAACTGGGTGATATAGAATCAGCGTATGCAACTGTCAACGGCGACGTTCGCGTACATTATAAGAGTTATGGCGATGGCGACAAGACCATCTGCTTCGTTCACGGCTTCGGTTGCGACCTCAACACATGGGAGAAACAGTATGAGGGACTGCGCGACGAGCAAGGGCTGCGCCTGCTGTTCATCGACCTGCCTGGCTATGGCGAGAGCAGTAAGCCGCGCACGGACTACACGCTCGACTTCTTTGCCAAGGCCGTTAATGCGGTGCTGGACAAAGAGCATGTGGGGACTGTCGTCCTCGTGGGACATAGTCTTGGCACACCTGTCTGCCGTCAGGTGTTGTTGAGTGGCCGACAGGGAAATCTTGTTGATATCGATGGCGTCTATTGCTTCTACGACGGCACGGAAACGCCTGAATATGTGGAAGCCGTAAATCAGTTTGGCCATGCTTTCGACGGACCAGAATGCAGTGAGGTTATCGCGGGCTTTGTCACTTCGCTGGCTGGTCCTGAGACGCCACAGAGCATCACCGACTATGCCATGAGTGTGATGCCCAAAACGCCGCAGTATGTGGCATCGAGCACGATGCGCAACCTGGTGGAGCGTCAGTGGTGGTCGCAAAAGCCTATCGAGGCAAAGACAATGGTCATCTGTACGCAGAACAGCGGTCTTGCCCCTGACAATCGTCAGAAGATGGAACGACTCTATCCACAACTCGACTACACCGAACTAACCACCTGCGGCCACTTCATCCACATGGAGCAGCCCGAGATGTTCAACGAGAAACTGAAAACATTTATTAAAGAGTAG